The following proteins come from a genomic window of Symbiobacterium terraclitae:
- a CDS encoding SDR family NAD(P)-dependent oxidoreductase → MVELRSLAGKVAVVTGASRGAGRGIAMELGAAGATVYVTGRSTRSGPRTLDRPETVEETAELVSALGGQGIPVRVDHTVDAEVEALFRRVADEQGRLDILVNNIWGGHDRLWPQGSFWESPEIPWDTMFVAGVRAHIVASKHAIPLMLRQGSGLIVTTTFSDQGKYTGDFWYDLAKNALNRLAFAMAQELKPHSVASVGVSPGFMRTEIVLATEGATEETWREFPGLARTETPRYVGRAVVALATDPNVMARTGQILTAGELAREYRFTDVDGRYIPPFRLD, encoded by the coding sequence GTGGTTGAACTGCGTTCGCTGGCGGGAAAGGTCGCGGTGGTCACGGGAGCGAGCCGGGGCGCCGGCAGGGGCATCGCCATGGAACTGGGCGCGGCGGGTGCGACGGTCTACGTGACCGGCCGCAGCACGCGGTCCGGCCCGCGCACCCTGGACCGACCCGAGACGGTCGAGGAGACCGCCGAGCTGGTATCCGCCCTCGGCGGTCAGGGGATTCCGGTGCGCGTGGACCACACCGTCGACGCGGAGGTGGAGGCCCTCTTCCGGCGCGTCGCCGATGAGCAGGGGCGCCTCGACATCCTCGTGAACAACATCTGGGGCGGCCACGACCGCCTGTGGCCGCAGGGCTCCTTCTGGGAGTCCCCCGAGATCCCGTGGGACACGATGTTCGTGGCCGGCGTGCGCGCCCACATCGTGGCCAGCAAGCACGCGATTCCCCTCATGCTGAGGCAGGGCTCCGGCCTGATCGTCACCACCACGTTCTCCGACCAGGGCAAGTACACCGGCGACTTCTGGTACGACCTCGCCAAGAACGCCCTGAACCGGCTCGCCTTCGCCATGGCGCAGGAGCTGAAGCCGCATTCGGTCGCCTCCGTCGGCGTCAGTCCCGGGTTCATGCGCACGGAGATCGTGCTGGCGACCGAGGGTGCCACGGAGGAGACGTGGCGGGAGTTCCCCGGCCTGGCCCGGACGGAGACGCCCCGCTACGTGGGCCGGGCGGTGGTGGCCCTGGCCACCGACCCGAACGTGATGGCGCGGACCGGGCAGATCCTCACGGCCGGCGAACTGGCGCGAGAGTACCGGTTCACGGACGTCGACGGCCGCTACATCCCGCCGTTCAGACTCGACTAG